The following proteins come from a genomic window of Pyxidicoccus sp. MSG2:
- a CDS encoding lipase secretion chaperone: MKIRPVAVVLALGAAIGAGVLGWLALQGEVRDEMRAASNATSPVRDAARLASGAAVARSAAGLQGDARRGDAALPPTPTSLQDTQEDGALRVDAEGHLVLSADVRLLFDYYLSATGEEPPEVIRARILAALREKLPPRAAEEAVRLLDDYRAYREATRALRVPPGSAQDDLGSRLEALRQLRREHLGDAAADAFFSAEEQVDSVSLERMKLERDTSLTREERERRIAALEEQLPPAMRAQREEALRPLRQQAEERELLATGATAEDLHQYRQATVGTEATEQLEALDRQRAEWKQRLEAFRAKREALRLSEPDAAVREAAVQRLLVDSFTPEERPRVQAADALDAERARQQGGTSP; this comes from the coding sequence GTGAAGATTCGTCCTGTCGCTGTCGTGCTCGCGCTGGGTGCCGCCATCGGAGCCGGTGTGCTCGGGTGGCTCGCCTTACAAGGCGAGGTGCGCGACGAGATGCGAGCCGCCTCCAACGCCACGAGCCCCGTGCGGGATGCTGCGCGCCTGGCGTCTGGCGCGGCGGTGGCCCGGTCCGCGGCGGGCCTGCAGGGCGACGCGCGCCGGGGCGACGCAGCACTCCCGCCGACGCCCACGTCGCTTCAAGACACGCAGGAAGACGGTGCGCTGCGGGTGGATGCCGAAGGGCATCTCGTGCTGTCGGCCGACGTGCGCCTCCTCTTCGACTACTACCTCTCCGCGACGGGAGAAGAGCCGCCCGAGGTCATCCGCGCGCGCATCCTCGCGGCCCTCCGGGAGAAGCTGCCACCGCGGGCCGCGGAGGAAGCGGTGCGGCTCCTCGATGACTACCGCGCCTATCGCGAGGCGACGCGCGCGCTGCGGGTGCCTCCCGGCAGTGCACAGGACGACCTGGGCAGCCGGCTGGAGGCCCTGCGCCAACTGCGTCGTGAGCATCTGGGCGATGCCGCTGCGGATGCCTTCTTCAGCGCGGAGGAACAGGTGGACTCGGTATCGCTCGAGCGCATGAAGCTGGAGCGGGACACCTCACTGACACGGGAAGAGCGCGAGCGTCGCATCGCCGCACTGGAGGAGCAGCTCCCGCCCGCAATGAGGGCCCAGCGAGAAGAAGCCCTGCGCCCGCTGCGACAGCAGGCCGAGGAGCGCGAGTTGCTCGCCACCGGCGCCACGGCCGAGGACCTGCACCAGTACCGCCAGGCCACCGTGGGCACGGAGGCCACCGAGCAGCTGGAAGCGCTGGACCGCCAGCGGGCAGAGTGGAAACAGCGGCTGGAGGCGTTCCGCGCGAAGCGGGAGGCCCTGCGCCTCTCCGAGCCGGATGCGGCCGTCCGAGAGGCCGCGGTGCAGCGGCTGCTCGTCGATTCCTTCACGCCCGAGGAGCGCCCCCGCGTGCAGGCCGCGGATGCGCTCGACGCGGAGCGCGCGAGGCAGCAGGGCGGCACGAGCCCATAG
- a CDS encoding sigma-54-dependent transcriptional regulator, with protein MSLEEKEEPRGLGPDVIRALRGEQSRAAFARLLGVTPLTVYRWELPDEAAQARRPRGRVAQALRNLLEGGTSPAASTSQRQELRPEESARLAPCLAHLKRAEWRAAEEGLLALLASGVLRTPGARAMAAVGLSYLQRWGRGDPRSAFATLLPHLDEASSGLLPEDVELQVHALAAHLYASPDGKLLDVARSAAHVARAEALLAVRDDPEVRCHLRIAELASAFYLGEAERVARHTGRLAALLPSVTDPVLRLLAEDACAHEATMRGESAQATRRFREVAEGAARLGYPYLEARNLAFLAQRRLEEACEPAEALQLVRRARDAAYGGRMVRGFSFIFAARAEAEALLRLTRYAEAEAVLDEADAVVEELSWTPMHLVVPRVMVWLISGRHAELRRYAERLAAYDGPIQRNLTGAYALFAEAMADLADGQPRRAADRLAETGARVTELGGWPFLRRECLVYETGARAFAGQLAEGRVMLRRARVFLERMPSAGHSAILNRFEGMLLALEGRPREAREQMEASLGTFRLAGDLSMALFTRHLLALVAKLEGDPAAEEMLAASEAELRRAGMAPPQDFTRAMPRPLHPVTAAPAGPARLGAEALVVPFERLSVRGMGASLLQRELLGVVEGLFPGSSPRLEELDSQGRATLLAGLAGVPATDEVEFGDGCGRRLRLGVVGPLPADGRALLTALSRLGGFALEVAALRGFAEVDGPVANVGDVESVRDSELPGFIAASPSMKRLRTELARLSSSRATVIVTGESGSGKELVARALHTLSTRSQRPYVAFNCAAVPRDLFEGQLFGYRRGAYTGATTDHPGVIRAAHGGTLFLDEIGELPLEVQPKLLRFLENGEVFPLGEMRPVEVDVRVVAATHRDLGQLVREGRFREDLYYRLQVVPVRVPPLRERREDVVALARHFVRMLTPEGEESPQLGPDALAALVAHPWPGNVRELRNVIERSMAYGPLPAVLGAEQMRIAG; from the coding sequence GTGAGCTTGGAGGAGAAGGAGGAGCCCCGCGGTCTGGGCCCCGATGTCATCCGCGCGCTGCGCGGAGAGCAGAGCCGGGCCGCGTTCGCCCGCCTGCTGGGCGTCACTCCCCTCACCGTCTACCGCTGGGAGCTGCCGGACGAGGCCGCGCAGGCGCGCCGCCCGCGCGGCCGGGTGGCCCAGGCGCTCCGAAACCTTCTCGAAGGGGGCACCTCTCCCGCCGCCTCCACCTCCCAGCGCCAGGAGCTGCGGCCCGAGGAGTCCGCACGGCTGGCCCCCTGCCTCGCGCACTTGAAGCGGGCGGAGTGGCGCGCGGCGGAGGAGGGATTGCTCGCGCTGCTGGCCTCGGGCGTGCTGCGGACACCGGGCGCCCGGGCGATGGCGGCGGTGGGCCTCTCCTACCTCCAGCGCTGGGGACGCGGAGACCCGCGGAGCGCCTTCGCAACCCTGTTGCCCCATCTGGACGAGGCCTCCTCGGGCCTGCTGCCGGAGGACGTGGAGCTCCAGGTCCACGCCCTGGCGGCCCACCTCTACGCCTCACCGGACGGCAAGCTGCTCGACGTGGCCCGGTCCGCCGCGCACGTGGCGCGCGCCGAGGCGCTGCTGGCCGTGCGCGACGACCCGGAGGTGCGCTGCCACCTGCGCATCGCCGAGCTGGCCAGCGCCTTCTACCTGGGTGAGGCGGAGCGGGTGGCGCGCCACACCGGGCGGCTCGCGGCGCTGCTGCCCTCCGTGACGGACCCGGTGCTGCGCCTGCTGGCGGAGGACGCATGCGCGCACGAGGCCACCATGCGCGGCGAGTCCGCCCAGGCCACGCGCCGCTTCCGCGAGGTGGCCGAGGGCGCCGCGCGGCTGGGCTACCCCTACCTCGAGGCGCGCAACCTGGCCTTCCTGGCGCAGCGCCGCCTGGAGGAAGCGTGCGAGCCGGCGGAGGCGCTCCAGTTGGTGCGCCGCGCGCGCGACGCCGCGTATGGCGGGCGCATGGTGCGCGGCTTCTCCTTCATCTTCGCCGCGCGCGCGGAGGCCGAGGCCCTGCTGCGCCTGACGCGCTACGCGGAAGCCGAGGCCGTGCTGGACGAGGCGGACGCGGTGGTGGAGGAGCTGAGCTGGACGCCCATGCACCTCGTGGTGCCGCGGGTGATGGTGTGGCTCATCAGCGGCCGCCACGCGGAGCTGCGCCGGTACGCCGAGCGGCTGGCCGCCTATGACGGCCCCATCCAGCGCAACCTCACCGGCGCCTACGCCCTCTTCGCGGAGGCCATGGCGGACCTCGCGGACGGACAGCCCCGGCGCGCCGCGGACCGCCTGGCCGAGACGGGTGCGCGCGTGACGGAGCTGGGCGGCTGGCCCTTCCTGCGCCGCGAGTGCCTCGTCTACGAGACGGGCGCGCGCGCCTTCGCGGGCCAGCTCGCCGAGGGGCGCGTCATGCTGCGCCGCGCGCGCGTCTTCCTGGAGCGGATGCCGTCCGCCGGCCACTCGGCGATTCTCAACCGCTTCGAGGGCATGCTGCTGGCGCTGGAGGGCCGCCCGCGCGAGGCCCGCGAGCAGATGGAGGCGTCGCTGGGCACCTTCCGCCTCGCGGGCGACCTGTCCATGGCCCTCTTCACCCGCCACCTCCTGGCGCTGGTGGCGAAGCTGGAGGGAGACCCCGCCGCCGAGGAGATGCTCGCGGCCAGCGAGGCGGAGTTGCGCCGCGCGGGCATGGCGCCCCCCCAGGACTTCACCCGCGCCATGCCGCGCCCGCTGCACCCCGTCACCGCCGCGCCCGCGGGCCCGGCGCGGCTGGGCGCGGAGGCGCTGGTGGTGCCCTTCGAGCGGCTGTCCGTGCGCGGCATGGGCGCGTCGCTCCTGCAGCGCGAGCTGCTCGGCGTGGTGGAGGGACTCTTCCCCGGCTCGTCGCCCCGCCTGGAGGAGCTGGACTCGCAGGGCCGGGCCACACTGCTCGCCGGCCTCGCGGGAGTCCCGGCCACGGACGAGGTGGAGTTCGGAGACGGGTGCGGCCGGCGGCTGCGCCTGGGCGTGGTGGGCCCGCTGCCAGCGGACGGCCGCGCGCTGCTCACCGCGCTGTCCCGCCTGGGTGGCTTCGCGCTGGAGGTCGCGGCGCTGCGCGGCTTCGCGGAGGTGGACGGCCCCGTCGCCAACGTGGGTGACGTGGAGTCGGTGCGCGACTCGGAGCTGCCGGGCTTCATCGCCGCGTCACCTTCCATGAAGCGGCTGCGCACGGAGCTGGCGCGCCTGTCCTCCAGCCGCGCCACCGTCATCGTCACCGGCGAGTCCGGCTCCGGAAAGGAGCTGGTGGCCCGCGCGCTCCACACCCTGTCCACGCGCTCGCAGCGGCCATACGTGGCCTTCAACTGCGCCGCCGTGCCGAGGGACCTCTTCGAGGGCCAGCTCTTCGGCTACCGGCGCGGCGCCTACACCGGCGCGACGACGGACCACCCCGGCGTCATCCGCGCCGCGCACGGCGGCACCCTCTTCCTCGACGAGATTGGCGAGCTGCCCCTGGAAGTACAGCCCAAGTTGCTTCGCTTCCTGGAGAATGGGGAGGTCTTCCCCCTGGGGGAGATGCGGCCGGTGGAGGTGGACGTGCGGGTGGTGGCGGCCACGCACCGGGATTTGGGCCAATTGGTGCGCGAGGGCCGCTTCCGAGAGGACCTCTACTACCGGCTGCAGGTGGTGCCGGTGCGGGTGCCCCCGCTGCGCGAGCGGCGCGAGGACGTGGTGGCGCTGGCCCGGCACTTCGTCCGGATGCTCACGCCCGAGGGAGAGGAATCGCCGCAGCTGGGGCCGGACGCGCTGGCGGCGCTGGTGGCCCACCCGTGGCCCGGCAACGTGCGCGAGCTGCGCAACGTGATTGAGCGCTCCATGGCGTACGGACCGCTGCCCGCCGTGCTGGGAGCCGAGCAGATGCGCATCGCGGGCTGA
- a CDS encoding ExbD/TolR family protein: MRAQKRSFVRPQADVNSDINVTPLVDVVLVLLIIFMVLTPLMNKDLAVQLPEQTEAPAPPSRPDEKLWVVGLTPEGKLTLNDEPVDDADYVPRLKGILEARPRGQRHVFFKMADRAGYGRLVAALDGAKAAGAEELGVLTE; this comes from the coding sequence ATGCGTGCTCAGAAGCGAAGCTTCGTGCGGCCCCAGGCCGACGTGAATTCGGACATCAACGTCACTCCGCTGGTGGACGTGGTGCTGGTGCTGCTCATCATCTTCATGGTCCTCACGCCGCTGATGAACAAGGACCTGGCCGTGCAGCTCCCGGAGCAGACCGAGGCGCCTGCGCCACCGTCCCGGCCCGACGAGAAGCTCTGGGTGGTGGGCCTCACGCCCGAGGGCAAGCTCACGCTGAACGACGAGCCCGTGGACGACGCGGACTATGTGCCGCGCCTGAAGGGCATCCTGGAGGCGCGGCCCCGGGGCCAGCGGCACGTGTTCTTCAAGATGGCGGACCGCGCGGGCTACGGCCGGCTGGTGGCGGCCCTGGACGGGGCGAAGGCCGCGGGCGCGGAGGAACTGGGCGTCCTCACCGAGTAG
- a CDS encoding COX15/CtaA family protein, whose amino-acid sequence MTHAASSRRFQVFSLGVLAYTLGVILWGAFVRATGSGAGCGAHWPVCNGEVVPRAPTVATLIEYTHRLTSGLAMVLAVAMCVWGVRAHMKGHPARRAAVWALVFMVTEALVGAGIVLLKYVADDASVGRALWMGVHLVNTFLLVGAQTLVVWFSRGRAPLALRGQGLVGLLLGTSVAGLLLLGVSGAVAALGDTLFPAESLAHGLSQDVSETAHGLVRLRVLHPVLAVGLGALVMLLSRWVARLRPSAEVRRASTAIVIVYAAQLCAGVVNLVLLAPVWMQLVHLLLADLVWMALVRLCAAGLASDAPRAVPVPRSASRAEPV is encoded by the coding sequence ATGACTCACGCTGCCTCGTCCCGCCGGTTCCAGGTCTTCAGCCTGGGGGTGCTCGCCTACACGCTGGGCGTGATTCTGTGGGGTGCCTTCGTCCGGGCCACCGGCTCGGGCGCGGGCTGTGGAGCGCACTGGCCGGTGTGCAACGGGGAGGTCGTCCCGCGCGCGCCGACGGTGGCCACCCTCATCGAGTACACGCACCGGCTGACGAGCGGCCTGGCCATGGTGCTCGCGGTGGCGATGTGCGTGTGGGGCGTACGGGCCCACATGAAGGGGCACCCGGCGCGGCGCGCGGCGGTGTGGGCGCTCGTGTTCATGGTGACCGAGGCGCTGGTGGGCGCGGGCATCGTCCTCCTCAAGTACGTGGCGGACGACGCGTCGGTGGGCCGCGCGCTGTGGATGGGCGTGCACCTGGTGAACACGTTCCTCCTGGTGGGCGCGCAGACTCTGGTGGTGTGGTTCTCGCGCGGGCGCGCGCCGCTGGCACTGCGCGGCCAGGGGCTGGTGGGGCTGCTGCTGGGCACGAGCGTGGCGGGGTTGCTGCTGCTGGGCGTGAGTGGCGCGGTGGCGGCGCTCGGCGACACGCTGTTCCCCGCGGAGAGCCTGGCGCACGGGCTGAGCCAGGACGTTTCCGAGACAGCGCACGGGCTCGTCCGGCTGCGCGTGCTGCACCCGGTGCTGGCGGTGGGCCTGGGCGCGCTGGTGATGCTGCTGTCGCGGTGGGTGGCGAGGCTGCGGCCCTCGGCGGAGGTGCGGCGGGCGTCCACGGCCATCGTCATCGTGTACGCGGCGCAGTTGTGCGCGGGCGTCGTCAACCTGGTGCTGCTGGCGCCGGTGTGGATGCAGTTGGTGCACCTGCTGCTCGCGGACCTGGTGTGGATGGCGCTGGTGCGGCTGTGCGCGGCGGGGCTGGCCTCGGATGCGCCAAGGGCCGTGCCCGTACCCCGGTCCGCTTCCCGCGCCGAGCCGGTGTAG
- a CDS encoding ExbD/TolR family protein yields MGMSGGGRKGGIRSDINVTPLVDVVLVLLIIFMVVTPMMQSGKAVALPKAAQVEHEAGKDALVLSMTPDRKVFVDADAYPDDAAFQARLREELLRKPERRFLLKADQSLSCGDVRKVIHLARAAGVERVSFGVESLEAK; encoded by the coding sequence ATGGGAATGTCCGGTGGTGGTCGCAAGGGTGGCATCCGCAGTGACATCAACGTCACCCCGCTCGTCGACGTGGTGCTGGTCCTCCTCATCATCTTCATGGTCGTCACCCCGATGATGCAGTCGGGGAAGGCCGTGGCCCTGCCGAAGGCGGCCCAGGTGGAACACGAGGCCGGCAAGGACGCGCTCGTCCTCTCCATGACGCCGGACCGCAAGGTGTTCGTCGACGCGGACGCCTACCCGGATGACGCCGCCTTCCAGGCGAGGCTCCGGGAGGAGCTGCTCCGCAAGCCCGAGCGCCGCTTCCTGCTCAAGGCCGACCAGTCCCTGTCGTGCGGGGACGTGCGCAAGGTCATCCACCTGGCGCGGGCCGCCGGAGTGGAGCGGGTGTCGTTCGGCGTGGAATCGCTCGAGGCAAAGTGA
- a CDS encoding NAD-dependent succinate-semialdehyde dehydrogenase, giving the protein MAIATIDPTTGKTLRTFASHTAEELEAKLQLAEDTFRTYRHTSFTERATWMRRAAELLEAEAPRYGRIMTEEMGKPLEAAKAEARKCASACRYYVSKAEGLLRDQPIEVGGDRAFVRYQPLGPVLAIMPWNFPFWQVVRFAAPALMAGNVGLLKHAHNVPQCALALEELFVQAGFPRGAFQALMIETSDVNRVIEDPRVRAVTLTGSEGAGRAVGAAAGRAIKKVVLELGGSDPFIVMSSADLDKAVETAVTARLINNGQSCIAAKRFIVAEPIAADFERRFVERMKRVTVGDPMDPKTDLGPLATEGILKGLHAQVEESVKAGTRLLLGGTPLERPGNFYPATVLADPPPKAPAFHDELFGPVATLLRARDVDHAIELANATPFGLGASVWTRDEAEQRRFIDGVESGMVFVNEMVASDPRLPFGGVKHSGHGRELADVGIREFVNAKTVRIAVSTGAQQPPAPRHSVSE; this is encoded by the coding sequence ATGGCCATCGCCACCATCGACCCGACGACGGGCAAGACGCTGCGCACGTTCGCCTCGCACACCGCCGAGGAGCTGGAGGCGAAGCTCCAGCTCGCGGAGGACACGTTCCGCACCTACCGCCACACCTCGTTCACCGAGCGCGCCACGTGGATGCGCCGCGCCGCGGAGTTGCTGGAGGCGGAGGCCCCCCGCTACGGCCGCATCATGACGGAGGAGATGGGCAAGCCGCTGGAGGCGGCGAAGGCGGAGGCCCGCAAGTGCGCGAGCGCGTGCCGCTACTACGTCTCCAAGGCGGAGGGGCTGCTGAGGGACCAGCCGATTGAAGTGGGCGGGGACAGGGCCTTCGTGCGCTACCAGCCGCTGGGGCCGGTGCTGGCCATCATGCCGTGGAACTTCCCCTTCTGGCAGGTGGTGCGCTTCGCCGCCCCGGCGCTGATGGCGGGCAACGTGGGGCTGCTCAAGCACGCGCACAACGTGCCGCAGTGCGCGCTGGCGCTGGAGGAGCTGTTCGTCCAGGCGGGCTTCCCGCGCGGCGCGTTCCAGGCGCTGATGATTGAGACGTCGGACGTGAATCGCGTCATCGAGGACCCGCGGGTGAGGGCGGTGACGCTGACCGGCAGCGAGGGCGCGGGCCGGGCGGTGGGCGCGGCGGCGGGCAGGGCCATCAAGAAGGTGGTGCTGGAGCTGGGCGGAAGCGACCCGTTCATCGTCATGTCCAGCGCGGACCTGGACAAGGCGGTGGAGACGGCGGTGACGGCACGGCTCATCAACAACGGCCAGTCCTGCATCGCGGCCAAGCGCTTCATCGTCGCGGAACCCATCGCCGCGGACTTCGAGCGCCGCTTCGTGGAGCGCATGAAGCGCGTCACCGTGGGAGACCCCATGGACCCGAAGACGGACCTGGGGCCGCTGGCCACCGAGGGCATCCTCAAGGGGCTGCACGCGCAGGTGGAGGAGAGCGTGAAGGCCGGCACGCGGCTGCTGCTGGGAGGCACGCCGCTGGAGCGTCCGGGGAACTTCTACCCGGCCACCGTGCTGGCGGACCCGCCCCCGAAGGCCCCCGCCTTCCATGACGAGCTGTTCGGTCCGGTGGCCACGCTGCTGCGGGCACGGGACGTGGACCATGCCATCGAGCTCGCCAACGCGACGCCGTTCGGCCTGGGCGCCAGCGTGTGGACGCGCGACGAGGCGGAGCAGCGGCGGTTCATCGACGGCGTCGAGTCCGGCATGGTCTTCGTCAACGAGATGGTGGCGTCGGACCCGCGGCTGCCGTTCGGCGGCGTGAAGCACTCGGGCCACGGGCGCGAGCTGGCGGACGTGGGCATCCGCGAGTTCGTCAATGCGAAGACGGTGCGCATCGCGGTCAGCACGGGCGCGCAGCAGCCGCCCGCGCCTCGCCACTCGGTCAGCGAGTAG
- a CDS encoding phosphatase PAP2 family protein, which yields MWRRWWKWMSGLDVAVTRLLGMLLLLAACLLGFIALSDEVSEGETQDIDERVLRALRSPEDPAVPRGPWWLAVAAEEVTSLGGVTVLSLVTLMVCGFLLLARRYRTLVLVLVATVGGAGLNMLLKQLFARPRPSVVPHLTEVMTQSFPSGHAMLSATVYLTLGGILAQLAERRRLKAYILGLSLLLPFLVGLTRVYLGVHYPTDVLGGWVAGLAWALLTVVLARALRRRSPALRAEARKPVE from the coding sequence ATGTGGCGAAGATGGTGGAAGTGGATGTCGGGGCTGGACGTGGCGGTGACGCGGCTGCTCGGGATGCTGCTGCTCCTGGCCGCGTGCCTGCTGGGGTTCATCGCGCTGTCGGACGAGGTGTCCGAGGGCGAGACGCAGGACATCGACGAGCGGGTGCTGCGCGCGCTGCGCAGCCCGGAGGACCCGGCGGTGCCTCGCGGGCCGTGGTGGCTGGCGGTGGCGGCGGAGGAGGTGACGTCGCTCGGCGGGGTGACGGTGCTGTCCCTCGTCACGCTGATGGTGTGCGGCTTCCTGCTGCTGGCGCGGCGCTACCGGACGCTGGTGCTGGTGCTGGTGGCGACGGTGGGCGGGGCGGGGCTGAACATGCTGCTCAAGCAGCTCTTCGCACGGCCCCGTCCCTCGGTGGTGCCGCACCTGACGGAGGTGATGACCCAGAGCTTCCCGAGCGGGCACGCCATGCTGTCGGCCACCGTGTACCTCACGCTCGGAGGGATTCTGGCGCAGCTCGCGGAGCGGCGGCGGCTCAAGGCGTACATCCTGGGCCTGTCGCTGCTGCTGCCGTTCCTGGTGGGGCTGACGCGGGTGTATCTGGGCGTGCACTACCCCACGGACGTGCTCGGCGGCTGGGTGGCGGGGCTCGCGTGGGCGCTGCTCACCGTGGTGCTGGCCCGCGCCCTGCGGCGGCGGAGCCCGGCCCTTCGCGCGGAGGCGCGCAAGCCGGTGGAGTGA